Part of the Lolium rigidum isolate FL_2022 chromosome 6, APGP_CSIRO_Lrig_0.1, whole genome shotgun sequence genome, atgggctcctccagatacgcatatgcatccaaacgggagggcgggttagGAACAAAATCaatgagaccagtttcgatctgtttacctctgtccatgatgttgcttgctaccgacgaagtcgacgatcttgaacgtgccatcgagatcagctccttgtcgcctctaaatcccacagacggcgccaattgacaaggtattaacttgtcaatgcctacggattgtagactagggtttagttggatgtagagggcaagtagatctcgaaggtttcagccgaaaagtactcgacgaatatgaaactagggttgtgttgacgagtaaattcgatcctttctttgtccctcgactcccccttatataggaggtggagccgaggatttcgtaatacacaagtttacagagtccgggagggtttctaacccgtcccgcaagattacaagtatcgtttcctaatacaactctagctttccttaatagcatCTTGGGCTtctgaaccttcttattcttcgggtcgtgggcctttagtaaaccccgggtaccagcttcggcaggcccattggggatgcctatgtcactcggcagtaggctctatcatgtatgccatgctgtgtactagaccagatatagcacatgctgttagtttgactagcagatatcaaagtgatccaggaatggaacactggacagcggtcaagaatatcctgaagtacttgaaaagaactaaggatatgtttctttgttatggcggtgaccaagagctcgttgtaaccagttacaccgatgcaagttggaacactgatcctggtgactctaagtctcagtctgggtacatgtttatattgaatggtgctgcagtaagctggtgcagctcgaaccagtgcacggtggcgaagtcttcaacagaatcggaataaatagcggcttcggaggcttaatcggaagcggtatggatggagaggttcattgttgagcttggtgtggttcctagtgcattggacccactagtcatttattgtgacaacatgggtgccatcgccaatgcacaagaaccaaggtcacacaagaagctgaagcatatcaagttgcGCTTTCATTCGAttcacgagtacatcgaagatggagaagtaaagatttgcaaagtacacactgatctgaatgtagcagatccgttgactaaagctctccttagggcaaagcatgaccaacaccagaatgccatgggtgttaggtaccttacaatgtaatctagattattgattctagtgcaagtgggagagtgttggagatatgcccaagaggcaataataaattggttattatatatctttgtgtttatgataaatgtttatataccatgttataattgtattaaccgaaacattgatacatgtgtgttatgtaaacaacaaggagtccctagtaagcctcttgtataactagcttgttgattaatagatgatcatagtttcgtgatcatgaacattggatgttattaataacaaggttatgtcattatgtgaatgatgtaatggacacacccaattaagcgtagcataagatcacgtcattaagttcatttgctataagctttcgatacatagttacctagtcctttcgaccatgagatcatgtaaatcacttatgccggaagggtactttgattacatcaaacgccactgcgtaaatgggtggttataaaggtgggattaggtatccggaaagtatgagttgaggcatatggatcaacagtgtgatttgtccatcccgatgacagatagatatactctgggccctctcggtggaatgtcgtctaattagtttgcaaacatatgaatggttcataagagactacataccacggtacgattaaagagtacttgtcatgagacgaggttgaaagaggtatagagataccgatgatcaaacctcggacaagtaaaatatcgcgtgacaaagggaatcggtatcgtatgtaaatggttcattcgatcactaagtcatcgttgaatatgtgggagccattatggatctccggatcccactattggttattggtcggagagaagtctcaaccatgtcacgcatagttcgcgaaccgtagggtgacacacttaaggtttgatgtcgtttgagtagatatggaatatggaatggagttcgaagttttgttcggagtctcggatgggatccaggacatcacgaggagttccggaatggtccggagaataagattcatatataggaagtcattttacatgtttgaaaatgatccggtgcatttatggaaggttctagaaggttctagaaaagtccagaagaaaggcactatggaaggtggagtcccagagggattcCACATGctaggccggccaaaccctaaggggacgagtcccaggtggactccaccaagggtggccggccaccccacctcaaggaaaggtgggagtcgcaccttgagtaggactcccccctttagtaggtttcccaccaaatgtaggttttggtgttgggatcttattcgaagacttgggagacaagacttggggcttccacctatataaggaggagcaaggggagggggccggccaacccaagaccacaagttggccgcacccctgaggccggcgccccaaaaccctagccgctcccaaaccctagccgccttctcctccacatacaactcccgcagcgcataggcgaagccctgccggagttctccaccaccaccgccaccacgtcgtcgtgctgccgggattccgaggaggatctactacttccgctgcccgctggaacggggagaaggacgtcgtcttcatcaacaccgaacgtgcgaccgagtacggaggtgttgcccgattgtggcaccgtcaagatcaagatcttctacgcgcttttgcaagcggcaagtgatcgactacatccaccccgagatctaatctcgttaagctttgcgaatcttcgagggttagtctcttcatctcctcgttgctaccgtctactagattagatcttggcttgtgtttcgttcttgcggcaggaaattttttgttttctatgctacgaatcccatcattatATACCTCCAAagtatgatcatggattagacatgatcaacttcttCTTAATATCTTTTACCTCAAGTTCTAaggttttatgatcattactcaatttataatgatcaaagtttggcttcctaaggcatCTCTCATgaactaggtttctcacttctaagatcaagtattgtctttatcaactaggtatagtacttctcttaTAACTTCTTGATGGACATGGTTCTAGTTGCCTCaacagtttatatcccaggaaaatgcctgagatattcacttagagttcttctcaaggaatgatgatttaatcatctagATATATGGATgattctctccctcaaattcaagtgttgcctcaactagcttgagtgtaacaccatggcttgagctctctcatataggaatagttattctagggtttatggtgtactcctaatatctccttaggtatccagGCTAAGACTCCACTTGGATATCTTGGTTGGATTAGCCTCCTCCTTACTTTGTCAATTcacggatatggtattattccatttgATCCTAGatcatctcaccactccaaggtgagATGGTTTatatcctaatactttagttcaagaattgtccttggttcttaaataggtaaagctaggattgatatgaatggtctctctcatttgggaaggactttgatactaacctaaggttaggcttcatagagaatgatgtgatcaccAATATCTATGATTAGCAtagatgggttctctctctaggaaatgtcttgaataacatcctagggttcttcttatagatgatgatttgaatacatccATATGCTCAAAGTTGATAGTGTTTCCCTAATAAATATAGAACTTTCTCTCCTCTAGGTtttatgtataataatttggaatagagaagaatatataattCTAGAGttaatctccttgtcatgtttccaagaataaagtagaatgaataccatgaggttcatggtaggaacaaggattagtttaagacatggaaaagataagtcaagaatagtttcttcattttattgttatacttgatttgcaattgaataaatgttcatatgttatggcaagggttaccatattatgatcctttataagatcaagcaattgatcattggttaaagtgttgttgtgttgattttagttccatttgatctaaccccttagatcaaatcctctctacccaaaacaaggttttgacaaaggtcacattgaggtttatagcgcttgacttgatgagctatttcaattccaccaaggtcaagtgaaacttcagttactgtgactgttttactttaaaacgcgaaaattacccagattttctatgcataaatgcaatgcacaaatctgtttcctctatttttgtaaccccaaatactgggatattacactatGCCCCGTCCTCCCAAAGGAGGTGgagtttgtcaaggaacaagaagATTGCCGAAAGGAcgccgagcgtgcatttggtgtcctccagcagacatTTGTTGTAGTCTGGTTCTCCGCTATgatttggtccaaagatcagatcttGGAGGTGATGAaccgttgtgtgtgcttacacaacatgattattgagaaTGAGCGAAAGTATCCAGTTCCCCTGAGCGagcaagctgcaccatatgacagagagggtcctcttgcacagcctaatcaccaggtgtcgGCATCGTGGGCttcgttcatcgctatgcgtcgGGAGATTCGAGACTGCATAATGCATCAACAattgcaggatgatctggtggagcacatatggaggtttCGAgacaacaccaactagtttccatttgatttgtttgaaaacttgttaaattatttgcttgctttgttgaaatgtaacgtttatttgtaaaaacaAGCCAAATATTATccaaaatttgtcaaattcgTCAAACTATTAATTTATTTGTGAACTAAAGTCAAAAGCGTCAATCTTTGGGTATCTACCTGAGGAATGGCTGGAAGTTCGGCACTCCCCACGCTAAAATTTAGTCTAATCCGATGCTATTTAATGCTAACGCTATTTAGCACCAGATTTAGCTACGAGGAGCGCCAACGACTCAAGGTGACAACTCGAAGTCGAGAGAGATAGAGGACGGGACGAGGACGAGGCATaatagggtgtcaaggtgggatcccagtgggatgtcattttgtactatgtagttcaaattttgatgtcaaaatttgtactagaaaagtcaaattatactacaagtgggacaaaagtgggatcccacttgacacccttagaGGCATAGGGATCAACTCAAAGTCCATGCCGGCCCGTCCTGATCAACCCTTTCTCCAAGGAAACACACGCTGCGCAGCTTCTTTCTCTTGAAGAAAAAGATAACGGACACCCCACGGCAACGGATCTGCGCCGTTCATCTCACAACAGGCCGCCACGCGGCGCTCCCCTCCTCCACGCCGTTATAAGCAGGCGTCCCCCTTCCCTCTCCTCCCCCAAAACCCCCAAGCAACCACCACCTTTCCCGCCGGCCCGCTTCAACCTACGCCGCTGTGCTGGTCCTCAATCGGAACCGCTCTCCTTCCATGGCGACCCCTGGTGACGCTCCTTCCATGGCGGCCACGGTCGACGCTCCTTCCATGGCGGCCACGGTCGACGCTCCTTCTGTTACGGCCCCGATCGAGGCTCCTTCCAAGGCGGCCGCGGCCCCGGCCGGTGATGCTCCTCCCAAGGCGGCCGCCGGTCCTGGCCTCTACTCCGAGATCGGGAAGAAGGCCAGAGGTTAGCACGAGCTCTTCCCTTCTGGGTTACTTTTTGTGGGATTTTGGCGTCTGATGGTTCTCGATTTGAGCTTTCTAACCGCTTCCCCCTGGCTAAAAAAAGTGACTAATCTCTGGTTGCGGCTTCTGTTCTCGGTGGCTTTGCAGATCTTCTGAACAAGGATTTCAACATGGACCCGAAGTTTACCCTCACCACTTACGCCGAAAACGGAGCCGTGAGTACTATCGATCTCCCTGCTTTCGTGTCAGTTGTTTCTCGTGGTTTCCTGTCGAACGCTTGGCTCGCGTGATGCCGTGATCCGATGGTAGTTTAACGGTTTCGGTTCGATTTTAGATGGCTGGGTGAATCTTGAGATTGGATGGTGTTAGTGAACGCTCGGAAGGGTTCGGTTTTTTTTTACTTCTGTTTTCTGCCTGCGCACGCGCAGATTTGGGGATGCCCGTGTTTGCCACGTCGAAGTTAATCGGTATGCTGTTCGATTTGGGTTCCACGAAATTTCAGATTGCCTCGGATTAGTTGGTGAATGGGGCGTGGTATTAAGTTTCTTAGTTCAATCGTTGTTAGCAGTCCTGTCTCGGATACTAAGTTTATAATGATTCTTATGCATGAACATTGTGTCGGTGCAATGGTGCTAGTCTTGTGGTGTTTTTACGGCTTAGCCAGTACATGCGTTTAGGATATGCCTTCTGTAATGTTGTACGCAGCTTGGATAGAACATGCAGTTATTTATGCATGATTTCAATTCTTAGGTTAATATTTATGCGACTTTCAGGTGTGCATGTATTGTTTGTTTTCGTGGATTCTAGCGACAGAGACATATTTGGGATCCGTGGTTCTTTTTCACCATGTGAATGAAGTAATGACCACGATTGTAGGAGGCAACAAGCAGTGCCCTGatattttttttgagagaaagccTAGGCTTTATTAGGGCATCTCGCCCAAGCAGTGCCCTAATATTAAATATGTGTTGCCCTGAATTATTGTTTAGTATCTGACTGTCTTACGTTGTTGGAACACTCGGGCATCAGCATTTTGTTCTAGATCTGCTTGATCTAGGATTTCTGGCTTGTTGCAACTTGATTTTTGTTGATACTGATTACATCAGGGAATAAGTAGATGATGACAGATAACCGTCAGAAAGTTATCCATTAAAATGTTACACCACTTATTACTAGATTCGACAAAAAAGTACtggtttattttgttttatttgacacttcaaagaaaagtgtggcaaatcaAAAAATATCCCAGATCTTCTCTAGATTGCCAATGGAACTCTTGCTGACCCTGGATATTTTTGTAAAGTTTAGCTCTTGTATTGAGCTTTTAATTCTAGACTAGATGGGATCGGGAAACTATAATAAACCGATGATAAGTTGTTCATTTTTCTATACAGGCAATCACTGCTACGAGCACAAAGAAAGATGAGGCTATCCTTAGCGAGATCCAGACCCAGTTTAAGTACAACAATGTCAAACTTGATGTGAAAGCAAATTCAGACTCTCAAGTAAGTTTTTGGATGTATCCTTTTTTTTTCTCTGTGGAATGTGATTGTAAGAGAAGTGTTCCACATTATGACGACAAATGTGATTGTTTAAACTACTGTTTCTCTACTACTGTCTGtttaatgtttcttttcttcagGTGTTAATCACAGGCACAACTGAGTATCCTCGTGTACCGGGCATGAAGCATATTACAGCAATTTCTTATCCATTCAAGACACCTGGAAAGGTACACAGCTTGTGGTTTTCCAGGTTTTGTTTGGTGTTTTATAGTTGTTGTTTTAGACTGATCTGTACCTTGTTCTTGCAGAATGAACTCCAGTACCAGAATGATTACGCTGGTCTCAGTCTTGGTGTTGGCATGAACTCCAAACCTCTGATTAACTTTTCTGGTGTGGTTGGCAACAAATCTGTTGCTGTTGGTGGGGACGTTGCCTATGATACTGCAATTGGGGATTGGACCAAGTACAATGCTGGAGTGAGTCTCACCAAAGAAGATCTTGTTGCTTCCGTGATGCTGTAAGTTTTTGCTTCTAAATGACCTCATATCCTTTCCCCATCCCTGCGGTACATCCACGGATGAACTGCATTGCCTTTTGGGTGCGAACGATGAATGGTTTCCCTTTTCAGGAACAACAAAGGGGACAGCCTGACTGCGTCCAGTTACTACATGGTGAACAAGCAGTCTGCTGTCGGAGGGGAGCTGACCCACAACTTCTCGAGCAAGGAGAACACGTCCACCGTTGCGTTGCAGCACTCCTTGGACCCTCTGACCACCGTGAAGGCGCGCTACAACAACAAAGGCATGGTCAGTGGCCTCATCCAGCACGAGTGGAGGCCCAAGTCATTGCTGACCATCTCCACCGAGTTTGACGCCAAGGCCATAGAGAAGAGCTCCAAGATTGGGCTCTCGCTGGTTCTTAAGccctgatgacgatgatgatgctgATCCTTTTTCTAGTTTTAGTATGGCGGTAGTACTAGTTTCCATATCAGTACCTAAGATCTGTGAAATGAGTCGAATTAACCTCTTAGCTCGATTTTAGTTCGACATGGTATCTATTCCTCCGtttttttttaattgactcaaatttagtacaaagttgtactaaatccgagtcaattaaaagagaccggaggaagTAGATTCTGCAACTTGTCCTTTCGTTAGTGTCATTTTGAGTAAGAACTGCCCAATGTCCATAGCTTGCTTTATGTTTGAACCAAATCTTTATAAATGGCTTACACTAGCCATTTCCATCTGTTGTTTGCTCGTTGGCTAATGCATGAAGCTTACATTTTTCTCGTGATTGCTTTTGGATCTTGATATGCCTCTATTGGGATAATTTAACCCACTATCCTTTGTGATACACTTCACACAATGATTGGATCCCTCTTAACATGTTGTAATCTCCAACCACGAAGCTGCACTCTGCCTCTATCTGCTGTCATGCATTACACTGAACTACACTTCTATGAATACACTACACCCAGTTTAATATACTACTTGAATATATGTGCCTTATTGCAAATGTATGTTACTTACATAGATCCAACAAAGTGGACTCGAATACTTTATTGTAAATGTTTAATCTATGATCTTACAATAGATCCAACAAAGTGGAGGTGCCTCTCCAAATAAGCGGGCAATTTGCCTTTAGTGGGGAAGAATGGTTTGCATAGATATAAAACTGCTCAAATTCATACATATATTTCCACTTGTGTGAAAGCTTTGCTGCAGGGAAAATGCTGTCATTGCCATTGCAATCTTAACCAGGGCTTGCCAGCCGCTGCATTCCGATGCCATCTCTTCCAATCTATATGCTACTATTAGATTATATACTGAGCAGTTGTCGTCAGGAAATGACATCTACGACGGCGCTTCCCAGATCTTGTAATCGTGCCCCTCTACCGCAACAGTCCAGTTTATGGGACCGCTTGGCTCAAAATGTCCACTGCCAATCTTCATTGTAACCGTCTCATCAATCTGAGCCGCATATAAATTTTGTTCTGCCTTGAGTATCTTGATCTGTAGATCATGCATATATTACAACCACATTAAAAAAAATTGTCATTGCGTATATGAACATGGTGTAGAAGGGGGAAAATGTAGGAACTTATACAGTTTCTTTTTGTATATGTTCTATACCTTGCTGCGGCACTGAATCTTTAGACGGCGTCTGACAGAGATTAATCTGGCAATATCTTGTTGCAAGTGTGAGAAGATGTGATCATAGAAGACTGCAGGAGTGCCAGGATGCGTCAAGATATACGCATATCCTTGCATCTCCATACCATAGGGGAATCTCCAATGACCCTACAGTTATAAAGAAACAATGTTAGGGGCTATAGAAAAACTTTCAGATTCTGGATATTGCAGTTCGGGAGGGTGATGGCTTAGACTGTAACTGGACCTCAGTTCATTTTTACCCGAATTCTCAAGATTAGGGACTTCTAATTCAGAAGATTTCAACcataatgaagttagaaagacatTTAAAAACAGAAACTGAGCAACATTAAATAAGCAAGGATAAGGCAGACACGCCCTGATCATTATTATAAAGGCTAGATGCAGATGGCAGGATACCCACTTACCCAGATAGCATGGCATGTAACTCGATGAATTATTGACTATTTCTATGCAAATAATACAATTAAACTAGCATATATCTACTTGTCCAGGGTTCTGAGCAATAGTTGTTTTAGGGGGCTTGCTAGGGTCTGGGTTCATGCCCATGACATGTATCTACTATCTAGAGAGTAGCGGTACCTGAGTGGAACCAGTGTCATGATTTTCTATAAATGTGACTGCACGTGAAGGCCACCAACCCAATACTCCAGGTGGTTTTCCTTTTTCATCAGACAAGCGCCAGTACTCAGATCTTTCCAGTGCCTGTGCAACATAAGGAAATTCCATATTACAGGTGCAGAAACAATAGCAAGAAGAAAACTTAGGAAAGGAGTACACAACTTCATCCAGTAAACAAACAAATGATGGGCAAGGCGATGATCAAAATATTTCATGGGTCAAATCTCCTCAAGGAACCACTTTACAACAGATTTATCAACATTTAATAGAATGGGAAAATCATGCATAATGCAAGTTTAATTAATTGACATCATGATGGTCTTGCATCTGCGTATCACACTGAAGTTGATAACTGATAGTAGAGAAAATACTCAATTGTCAATTCATAATATAACAAGATCCTCCTGTAAAAACATTAATTAATAAAATAACAATACATAAAACCAAGCAGGCAGGCAATGCTTCATGATGCATATGACAACAAAAGCATCCATAAGCAATATAGTAGAAGTTTAAAAAAATTCTTTGAAATTTTACCATATGAAGTATTCCTTTAGTGGTGACATCAAATGCACCAGCAGTTCCATTTGTAGCATTTATCCAGTCAACAATTCTCTGCCTGTGAGCATCTTGATTATAATCCATTTCACCATAAGTATAACTGAGAGAGTCCCAGTACTCTCCTACTGCAAAGTATGGTTCAGTTGCTTCCATGTAGTCTTTGACATATCCACCCCAAAAGCCACGAACAAAGTCAAGTCTCCATCCATCGTATCCAACTTCCTTTCTGCAATTCAAACAGAACacctatgaataaaacatgtgagATCTGGAAGAACCGGAATGCTGCGATCTTTGATAACGCACAACC contains:
- the LOC124663215 gene encoding mitochondrial outer membrane protein porin 2-like, with protein sequence MATPGDAPSMAATVDAPSMAATVDAPSVTAPIEAPSKAAAAPAGDAPPKAAAGPGLYSEIGKKARDLLNKDFNMDPKFTLTTYAENGAAITATSTKKDEAILSEIQTQFKYNNVKLDVKANSDSQVLITGTTEYPRVPGMKHITAISYPFKTPGKNELQYQNDYAGLSLGVGMNSKPLINFSGVVGNKSVAVGGDVAYDTAIGDWTKYNAGVSLTKEDLVASVMLNNKGDSLTASSYYMVNKQSAVGGELTHNFSSKENTSTVALQHSLDPLTTVKARYNNKGMVSGLIQHEWRPKSLLTISTEFDAKAIEKSSKIGLSLVLKP